The Ascaphus truei isolate aAscTru1 chromosome 3, aAscTru1.hap1, whole genome shotgun sequence genome includes a region encoding these proteins:
- the LOC142490783 gene encoding uncharacterized protein LOC142490783, whose product MQDFFGLEVTGKLDADTMKIMQQPRCGVTDVGQYRSFPGNPVWRKKDIKYRILNYTPDMARADVDIAIQKAFKVWSDVTPLKFTRIYNRVSDIEISFGTRGKVYKWSHSKPGYSKKKRNPKAGTSVSAGSTTSEMESSDCDTVYPALKATRKLLLHKHFLKTSIEEELLDSGNVTPSPSLMSPLQDQDVVIPDTNELGPGIDFKAKSVFCPPIQAVSQVEVFSNMGFGMAAVSSKKSVA is encoded by the exons ATGCAAGATTTTTTTGGCTTGGAGGTGACTGGAAAACTGGATGCAGATACCATGAAAATCATGCAACAACCCAGATGTGGTGTTACTGATGTCGGCCAGTACAGAAGCTTCCCTGGAAACCCTGTGTGGAGGAAAAAAGACATAAAATACAG AATTTTAAACTACACACCAGACATGGCAAGAGCTGATGTGGATATAGCCATTCAGAAAGCCTTCAAGGTTTGGAGTGATGTGACACCCCTGAAATTTACCAGAATCTATAATAGAGTTTCCGATATTGAGATTTCATTTGGAACAAGAG GTAAAGTCTATAAATGGAGCCACTCAAAACCCGGTTACAGCAAGAAAAAGAGGAATCCCAAAGCAGGAACCTCTGTATCAGCAGGATCTACTACTTCAGAAATGGAATCCTCTGACTGTGATACAGTGTACCCAGCCTTAAAGGCAACAAG GAAACTCCTGCTCCACAAGCATTTTCTCAAAACATCTATTGAGGAGGAATTATTAGATTCTGGGAATGTTACTCCCTCCCCAAGCCTTATGTCTCCCCTGCAAGACCAAGATGTGGTGATCCCTGATACCAATGAACTTGGACCTGGGATTGACTTCAAGGCAAAATCCGTCTTCTGCCCCCCTATTCAGGCAGTATCGCAGGTGGAGGTATTTTCCAACATG GgatttgggatggcagctgtcagctctaagAAAAGTGTTGCATGA